A single genomic interval of Pyrus communis chromosome 7, drPyrComm1.1, whole genome shotgun sequence harbors:
- the LOC137741096 gene encoding receptor-like protein 7 — protein MKMESWLSKFTCFHCLLFLLLNATHCLSFMQTQTQTLCHANEHSFLLQFKERFTIDKSASRSPFAYPKVASWAREGDQNQSNCCSWDGVECHAESGRVIGLDLKSSCLYGSINSNSTLFRLVHLQMFDLSDNNFNSSEIPSRLGHDLSSLSYLNLSRSAFSGQIPSEISKLSKLSTLVLSYNNGLDLRKSIMRILVQNLTSIKQLHLSDVGIYSTMPDILVNASSLTSLKLSNCGLYGELPSSIGNLHSLNYFDISYCGLDSHVPSSFGNLTQLTHLRLTSNCLQGEIPKSLFHLRNLERLGLSGNNLSGLVEFDEFSNLKKLKVLGLSHNKLSVHVKSGSSATFPKFEILKLGECNLTEFPEFLKNQYELEDLDLSSNNIHGQIPKWLWNVTRETLVHLNLNSNFLTGLEENPVTLPLKNLQLFNLAYNRLQGSLPIPPQSITTYRVDNNNYSGEVSPLFCNLNYLQVLTLGNNNLSGMLPECLGKSSSLEILHLMFNSFHGDIPPFCANKNSLKFVGLGYNRLQGMLPRSMTDCIQLEFLHIGNNQISDIFPSWLGVLPVLRGLFLGSNAFHGIIGKPPTDHEFPNLCIIDLSNNLFSGMLPSKYMENWNFMKYVVTNKGSRYFTVSSNASTNKYGYYFQFSYEMIIHVKGVELTYHQTPYDMRLIDFSSNRFEREIPASIIGSLGALHVLNLSKNTISGQIPSSLGNLTALESLDLSQNKLSGMIPGSLAQLTFLGYFNVSYNHLWGPIPLSRQFGTFLEDSYQGNSGLCGELLSKKCEASESSRRLPRSSFEEDEEAGLPFEFDWYVVLPGVISGLIVGVVAGNTLADKKH, from the coding sequence ATGAAAATGGAATCTTGGTTGTCCAAGTTTACCTGTTTCCATTGTCTTCTTTTTCTATTACTCAATGCTACTCACTGTCTTTCATTTATGCAGACTCAGACACAGACACTTTGCCATGCTAACGAGCACTCCTTCTTGTTACAATTCAAGGAAAGATTTACGATAGACAAGTCAGCTTCTAGATCTCCTTTTGCTTATCCGAAGGTAGCATCTTGGGCTCGAGAAGGAGATCAGAATCAGAGTAACTGTTGTTCGTGGGATGGTGTTGAGTGCCATGCGGAGTCTGGCCGTGTCATTGGCCTTGACCTCAAGAGCAGCTGTCTCTATGGTTCTATCAATTCCAACAGCACCCTCTTCCGACTCGTTCACTTACAGATGTTTGACCTCTCAGATAACAATTTCAATTCGTCTGAAATACCATCGAGATTGGGCCATGACCTTTCAAGTCTATCCTATCTCAACCTTTCACGATCTGCATTTTCTGGCCAAATTCCATCTGAAATTTCAAAGCTATCCAAACTGTCTACCCTTGTCTTGTCTTACAATAATGGTTTGGATCTTAGGAAGTCCATCATGAGAATCCTAGTCCAAAACTTGACCAGCataaaacaacttcatcttagtGATGTAGGCATATACTCCACTATGCCTGATATCTTGGTCAATGCATCTTCTCTCACATCTCTCAAACTAAGCAACTGTGGGTTGTATGGGGAACTTCCTAGTTCTATCGGAAACCTTCATTCCTTAAATTACTTTGATATCTCATACTGTGGTTTGGATTCCCATGTTCCATCTTCATTCGGAAACCTTACCCAATTAACTCATCTGCGTCTCACCTCCAACTGTTTGCAAGGAGAAATTCCTAAGTCGCTTTTCCACCTCAGAAATCTTGAACGCCTTGGCCTTTCCGGTAATAATTTGAGTGGATTAGTTGAGTTTGATGAGTTTTCCAACCTCAAAAAGTTGAAGGTACTTGGTTTATCGCACAACAAGTTATCCGTGCATGTCAAATCTGGTTCGAGTGCTACTTTTCCAAAGTTCGAAATTCTAAAGTTGGGTGAATGCAACTTGACAGAGTTTCCagaatttttgaaaaatcaatacgaattggaagaTCTAGACCTTTCTAGTAACAACATTCATGGCCAAATACCAAAATGGCTCTGGAATGTAACTAGAGAAACTTTGGTCCATCTCAACCTCAACTCTAACTTCTTAACAGGCCTTGAGGAGAATCCAGTCACTCTTCCATTGAAAAATCTACAACTGTTTAATCTTGCTTATAATCGGTTACAAGGGTCATTGCCAATTCCACCACAATCTATCACGACTTACAGGGTTGACAACAATAATTATAGTGGAGAAGTTTCACCATTGTTCTGCAACTTGAATTATCTTCAAGTTCTTACTTTGGGCAACAACAACCTGAGTGGCATGCTTCCAGAGTGTTTGGGGAAGTCCAGTAGCTTGGAAATACTGCATTTGATGTTTAATTCTTTCCACGGCGATATTCCTCCATTTTGTGCTAACaaaaatagtttgaaatttGTTGGGTTGGGTTACAATCGGTTACAAGGGATGCTACCAAGATCAATGACCGATTGCATTCAGTTAGAGTTTCTTCACATTGGCAACAATCAAATCAGTGACATCTTCCCTTCTTGGTTAGGGGTACTTCCAGTATTGAGGGGTCTCTTTTTGGGGTCGAATGCATTTCATGGGATAATTGGGAAGCCTCCAACTGATCATGAGTTCCCAAACTTATGCATCATTGATTTATCCAACAATCTATTTTCAGGTATGTTGCCTTCTAAGTACATGGAGAACTGGAATTTCATGAAATATGTTGTCACGAACAAGGGAAGCCGGTACTTTACAGTCTCATCGAATGCCAGCACAAATAAATATGGATAttactttcaattttcatatGAGATGATAATTCATGTAAAAGGTGTTGAGTTGACATATCATCAGACCCCCTATGATATGAGACTCATAGATTTCTCAAGTAATAGATTTGAAAGAGAGATTCCAGCAAGTATCATTGGGAGTCTAGGAGCACTTCATGTGCTAAACCTCTCCAAAAACACTATCTCTGGTCAAATCCCCTCATCTCTAGGGAACTTGACTGCTCTTGAATCGTTGGATCTCTCTCAAAACAAGCTCTCAGGAATGATCCCCGGTAGTTTGGCACAACTCACTTTCCTTGGGTACTTCAACGTGTCGTATAACCATCTTTGGGGGCCTATACCACTTAGTCGACAATTTGGTACATTCCTAGAAGATTCATACCAAGGAAACTCAGGTCTGTGTGGAGAGCTTTTGTCTAAGAAATGTGAGGCTTCTGAGAGCTCGAGGAGACTGCCACGATCAAgctttgaagaagatgaagaggctGGGCTTCCATTTGAGTTTGACTGGTATGTAGTCTTGCCGGGAGTTATTAGCGGACTAATAGTGGGAGTGGTTGCTGGAAACACATTGGCAGACAAGAAGCATTAA